The Spiroplasma culicicola AES-1 genomic sequence TTTAATAACTGGTACCATTAATCCATCAGGTGTATCACATGCCATACCAATGTTAATTTGTTGTGCATATTTAATCGCTTTATTTTCTTCATCAATTCTAACATTTAAATTTGGCATATCTCTCAATGCTAAAGCAGAAGCTTTAATAATAAATGCTAAATAAGTTAGTTTTACTCTTTGGCTGTCTGCAAAACCTTTTAATTGTTTTCTTAGATTTACCAATTCTGTAATATCAACATTTCTTAAACCTGTAAATCCAGCAACTTTAGTATGAGCAGTGTCCATAGCTTTTACAGTTGCTTTTCTAATTGGATTCATTGGTTTTGAATCAAATGTTAATGGTTCATTAAAGTCTGGTACAGAAATTAATGGGTTTGAATAATCAACTGCAGCTTTAGCTGGTGCTGAAGCTGCACTCATCATTGGTGCTGAAGCTACTGGATTTGCAGAGAAGTTTTGAACATCCTCTGCTAAAATTCTTCCATTTGGTCCAGTTGGAGTAACTTTTGTTAAATCAACTCCCATAACTGCAGCCATTTTTCTTGCTAATGGTGATGCTTTTACATCTGCATGACTGTTATCAATCACACTTGCTTGTGAAGCAATGTTATTAACTGGAGCAACAGTTCTTGAATTGTTACCTCTACTAATAACTTCGTTTGATACAGGAGTTGCACCAACTACTGAAGCATTTTCTTCTTCAACTGCAGCTGGTTCTTCACTTGGAGCATCTCCTTTTCCATCATCAATTTCAACAACAACTTCTCCAACTTTAATTTCTTGACCTGATGTTATTAAAATTTTTGCAACAGTTCCATCCACTGGTGCATAAATGTCTGATGTTACTTTGTCAGTTTCAACGTTAAATAATGGATCTCCCATTTTAACAGTATCTCCAACTTTGGCAATAATTTCTGTAACTGTTCCTTCAGTTAATCCTTCTCCGATATCTGCAAATTTTACTTTAAACATAATTTACGTGTTCTCCTTTAAATTAGAATTTGTAATTTAATACTTCTTCCATTTTTACTAAGATTTTTGTCGGATTAGTTTGGTGGAATCCTTCACCTGAATCGAAAGGAATTACAATGTCATAACCAGTACATCTTGCCAATGGTGCTTTTAAATATTCAAAACATTCTTCATTAACTGATGCAATGATTTCTGAAGATACTGAAAATGATCTAATAGCTTCATGAACTACTAATAATCTTCCAGTTTTTTTAACAGATTCCATTACCATTTTTTTATCTCATGGTTGGATTGTTCTTAAATCAATTAACTCAACAGTAATATCTGGATTTTTTGCTTCTAACTCTTCAATTGCTTTTTGACAATCAACAGTTTGTGCTCCATATGTTACAACTGTTAAATCATTTCCTTCTTGAATTTTAAATGCTTCACCAATTGGTACAGTATAAAATCCTTCAGGTACTTCTTGTTTAAATGCTCTATATAATTTTGTTGGTTCAAAAACAATAACTGGATCTGGTGATTCAATTGCTGCTAATATTAAACCTTTTGTGTCATATGGAGTTGAAGGACAAACAACTTTGATCCCTGGAGTATGTGCATAAATTGCTTCCATTGCTTCAGAGTGTAATTCAAGTGCTCTAATTCCCCCACCCATTGGCATTCTAATTACCACTGGAGTTGGGTATTTTCCACGAGTTCTGTTTCTCATTCTTCCCATGTGTCCTAAAATATTTTGTAATGAAGGTCAACCAAGTCCTTCAAATTGTAATTCAACAACTGGTTTCATTTTGTTCATAGACATACCTAATGCAACCCCAACAAAAACAGCTTCACTAATTGGAGCATCAAAACATCTTTCTTCTCCAAATTTTGCTTGTAATCCTTCAGTTGCTCTAAATACTCCACCTTCAAAACCAGCATCTTCACCATAAACAACAACTTCTTTTCATTTGTCCATTGCAACTTCAAGTGCTTCTGAAACTGCTTTTACGTTATTTAAAACTTTCATTAGTGGTGTCCTCCTTTAGCTTCTGGGTGTGCATCAAAGAATGCTTTTGCTTCTTGATATTGTTTTTCTAATTCTGGAGTTTTTTCAGCATAAATATAATTAAAGATATCTTCTAATGGATATGCTTTATTTGCTTCAGCTCAATCAAACTCTGCTCTAATAAATTCATCTTGTTCTTTATCTAAAGCTTCTTGTTTTTTGTCATCTCATAATTTTTGTTCAATTAAGTAATTTTTTAATCTAATTAAAGGATCTTTTGTTAAAGCTACTTCAAATTCATCTTTTGGACGATAAATATCTGGGTTATCTGATGAAGAGTGAGCTCCTAGTCTGTAAGTGTCACATTCAATTAACACTGGACCATTTCCTTTTCTTGCAAATTCAATTGCTTCTTTGGCAACTGCATAAACTGCTAAGAAGTCATTTCCATCAACTTTAATTGAAGGAACACCAACTGCAATCCCTTTTACAGCTACGTTAATTGATTTTGATGATTTTGCATATGGTGTTGAAATAGCTCATTTGTTATTTTCACACACAAATACAACAGGTACTTCATGTAGTTTTGCAAAGTTCATTGCTTCATAAACTTCACCTTCACTCATTCCCCCATCACCAGTAGTTGTTAAAGCAACTCCTCCAGTTTTGTTATATTTTTCTGCAAAAGCTAAACCAGTAGCTTGTGAATATTGTGAACCAATAATAATGTTTGGTGGTAATGAATTAACTCCTTCTGGAGATTTTCCCCCATGTTCGTTACCCATTCAGTACAACATAATATTTCTCATTGGCATTCCTACAGTTAATCATGCAGCGTTGTTTCTATAACCTGATGCAAATCAGTCTTTTCCTTTAATTAAAGGTAAAGCAAAACCAACTTCACTCGCTTCTTGACCTGTTGATGATAAGAATGATAATAATCTTCCTTGTCTTTGAGCTTTATTTTGAAAATCATCTTGTCTTCTTGATAAATTCATTAATTTATATGCTTCAACCAATTCTTTATCTTTGATTTCTGGCATTAAATCAGGATTAATAATTTTTCCTGTTGGGTCCATTATTTCAACACGCTCGTCTTTTAATGGATCAAATTTTCCAATATATTTCATTTTTTGCCTCCTATTGAATTAATAAATCCAAGATATCTTGGATAACAAAGTTATCTCCAAATATTGCTTGAATATTGTTTTGTTCTAATACTATTTTAATATCTTTTGTTTTATATTCTACATTTATTAATGATTGTTCTAATTTTTCAGTCCCTGCAAATCCTAAGAAATCTCCGTAGAATTTGACGTCCAAAATTTTACCATCAACAATTTGTGCCAAGACATCTACTCCACCTTTACCTTCAATTCTTACCTTATTTTGGTAAGTAAATGTAGCATTTTTGGCATAAGTTCAATTTGGATCTCTGTATTTGCTTTCACACAGATCTTCAATTGCTTTAATGTCTTGTTGTTCAAGAACTAATTCTTTAACCTCATTTTTAGTTTCATAAGTTTTAATTAGTTCATCCATAAAATCTTTAATTTCAATTTTATGTTCGACCTCAGAGTTAATATTAGTAACTCTAGCAGCAATAGATTTAATATTTTTTGACAATATTTTTGCACGATCTACAGTTAAATATTTTGTCAATTTATCTAGATTGGCATTAAACAAAATTGTTCCATGTTGCAAGAATCTTTGTCCTTCTTTTCACATTGCATTTCCAGAAATTTTTTTCTCGTTTAAAACGATATCATTTCTTCCAGAAAATTGAGCTGCAACACCCATTCTATTTAATGTTTCAATTACGGGTTCAAGCATTGTTGAAAACATTGACACTGCAGTGTTTTCTTTATCTGTGTAAATGATAGAGAAATTCATATTTCCCAAATCATGAAATATTGTTCCGCCCCCAGTATTTCTTCTAATAACATTTACATTATCTGCTTCTGCTTGTTGTAAGTTAATTTCTCAAGCTGCATTTTGATTTCTACCAACCACAATTGTATTGTCGTTTTGTCATAAAAATAAAATAGGCTCGTCAAACTTCAAGCTTCTAGTTAAATATTCTTCTGTTGCTAGGTTATACTTGGGGTCAACACAATCAGTCCTGTATATATACATTCTTATAAACCTCTTTCTGTAGTTGCCTAACATTTAAATTATAGTCCCAATGTCTTACAATACATATAATTTCTAAGTTTGTTATTAATTTTTGAAATTTTTTTTCAAAAATGTAGCTGGTTTTCAATTAAAATAATATTGTATTTTAATTTTATAAAAAGGAATGATAAATAATGAAGTTACAACACTTAAATAAGAAACGATTAATCTTAGTTGACTTAGACGGAACAGCATTAAAACCTAACGGGGAAGAAATTCATCCAACAACTAAAGATGCTTTAGTTAAAGCACGTGAAGATGGTCACAAAGTATGTATAATCACTGGAAGACCTCATCGTGCAAGTATGAGATTTTATAAGGAGCTTGGTTTAACTACTTTATTAACTAATTTTGATGGTGCACATATTCATGATCCTATGAAAAGACGTTTTAAAAGAATAGTTTTACCAATTAGTGAAGATATTGTAAGTCAAATAATAAATAATCCCATTATTAAAGATAAAACAGCTAACCTTTTAATTGAGTCATATAACAAAGCTGTTGTTAAAGAAAAAGATGAATTTATTGAAACTTTTTTTCATCTAGATGATGTTGAAGATGACGATTACTTTATTGCAAATCCTTATGAACATTGAGAAGGACCTGCAACCAACGTAGTGTTATTTTTAAAAGAAGAATCAATGAAAGATGATGTTTTTAGACAACTTGAAAAGTTTAAAAATTCAATTAAAATTCAATCAGGAAATGTTTATGGAAATTTAACTAAAAATTCTATTTCAATGATTACTTTAACAAACAAAATCGTTAATAAGGGATTTGTAAGTGAAATTTTAGCACAATACTACAATAAAGATATTCGTGATGTCATTGCCTTTGGAGATCAAATGAATGATTATGAAATGATCAAAAAAGTGGGTTATGGTGTGGCTATGAAAAATGGAAATGATGAACTTAAAAATGTGGCTGATGGAATTACAAACTTAACTAATGAAGATGGAGGAGTTGGAGAATACTTAACTCGTCTACTTGCAGGAGAAGAAGTTTAATTACTTAAAATAAATACATATAATGTATTTATTTTTTTATTTATAGATAAGCATCAATTTGACTTTAATTCTAATAGGAATATACTATTTTTTATAAAATGGATTTATAAAACTAATTAATACATCTAGTCTTGCTTTAAAAACAGCAAGTTTATTTTATTTAAAAGAAGGAAGGCAAGTCATGAAAAAGATATTTAAAGGTTTTGTCAACGAATTTCAAGCAAGAGTTTGTTCAAGTTGAAAGCGCCTTATTAAATTCATTGCAATTCTATTTGTTCCAATTCTTTATGCGGTAACTTGTATTTTAGCTTTTTGAAATCCAGTTGATAATCTTGGAAAAGCACCGGTTGCTATTTTAAATGGCGAGCAAAAAGTATGAGTTTATAAATCAGTTGGAATTGATTTAGAAGGTTGTGATAACACTAAGAATCAATCTACAAATAAATTAATAGAACCTTTTGCACTTGGGGTTGTACTTAATGAAGATGGTTCAATTTATCACAA encodes the following:
- a CDS encoding dihydrolipoamide acetyltransferase family protein, coding for MFKVKFADIGEGLTEGTVTEIIAKVGDTVKMGDPLFNVETDKVTSDIYAPVDGTVAKILITSGQEIKVGEVVVEIDDGKGDAPSEEPAAVEEENASVVGATPVSNEVISRGNNSRTVAPVNNIASQASVIDNSHADVKASPLARKMAAVMGVDLTKVTPTGPNGRILAEDVQNFSANPVASAPMMSAASAPAKAAVDYSNPLISVPDFNEPLTFDSKPMNPIRKATVKAMDTAHTKVAGFTGLRNVDITELVNLRKQLKGFADSQRVKLTYLAFIIKASALALRDMPNLNVRIDEENKAIKYAQQINIGMACDTPDGLMVPVIKGADKLTVMQIAVKINELATKARSKSLSMSEMTGATFTVTNFGAVGLDYATPIVNFPESAILGVGTITRMPGVIKDEIVIRDYMPFSITADHKVIDGADAGRFVQKVANYLQNPAILLV
- a CDS encoding alpha-ketoacid dehydrogenase subunit beta — its product is MKVLNNVKAVSEALEVAMDKWKEVVVYGEDAGFEGGVFRATEGLQAKFGEERCFDAPISEAVFVGVALGMSMNKMKPVVELQFEGLGWPSLQNILGHMGRMRNRTRGKYPTPVVIRMPMGGGIRALELHSEAMEAIYAHTPGIKVVCPSTPYDTKGLILAAIESPDPVIVFEPTKLYRAFKQEVPEGFYTVPIGEAFKIQEGNDLTVVTYGAQTVDCQKAIEELEAKNPDITVELIDLRTIQPWDKKMVMESVKKTGRLLVVHEAIRSFSVSSEIIASVNEECFEYLKAPLARCTGYDIVIPFDSGEGFHQTNPTKILVKMEEVLNYKF
- the pdhA gene encoding pyruvate dehydrogenase (acetyl-transferring) E1 component subunit alpha — encoded protein: MKYIGKFDPLKDERVEIMDPTGKIINPDLMPEIKDKELVEAYKLMNLSRRQDDFQNKAQRQGRLLSFLSSTGQEASEVGFALPLIKGKDWFASGYRNNAAWLTVGMPMRNIMLYWMGNEHGGKSPEGVNSLPPNIIIGSQYSQATGLAFAEKYNKTGGVALTTTGDGGMSEGEVYEAMNFAKLHEVPVVFVCENNKWAISTPYAKSSKSINVAVKGIAVGVPSIKVDGNDFLAVYAVAKEAIEFARKGNGPVLIECDTYRLGAHSSSDNPDIYRPKDEFEVALTKDPLIRLKNYLIEQKLWDDKKQEALDKEQDEFIRAEFDWAEANKAYPLEDIFNYIYAEKTPELEKQYQEAKAFFDAHPEAKGGHH
- a CDS encoding lipoate--protein ligase; translated protein: MYIYRTDCVDPKYNLATEEYLTRSLKFDEPILFLWQNDNTIVVGRNQNAAWEINLQQAEADNVNVIRRNTGGGTIFHDLGNMNFSIIYTDKENTAVSMFSTMLEPVIETLNRMGVAAQFSGRNDIVLNEKKISGNAMWKEGQRFLQHGTILFNANLDKLTKYLTVDRAKILSKNIKSIAARVTNINSEVEHKIEIKDFMDELIKTYETKNEVKELVLEQQDIKAIEDLCESKYRDPNWTYAKNATFTYQNKVRIEGKGGVDVLAQIVDGKILDVKFYGDFLGFAGTEKLEQSLINVEYKTKDIKIVLEQNNIQAIFGDNFVIQDILDLLIQ
- a CDS encoding Cof-type HAD-IIB family hydrolase translates to MKLQHLNKKRLILVDLDGTALKPNGEEIHPTTKDALVKAREDGHKVCIITGRPHRASMRFYKELGLTTLLTNFDGAHIHDPMKRRFKRIVLPISEDIVSQIINNPIIKDKTANLLIESYNKAVVKEKDEFIETFFHLDDVEDDDYFIANPYEHWEGPATNVVLFLKEESMKDDVFRQLEKFKNSIKIQSGNVYGNLTKNSISMITLTNKIVNKGFVSEILAQYYNKDIRDVIAFGDQMNDYEMIKKVGYGVAMKNGNDELKNVADGITNLTNEDGGVGEYLTRLLAGEEV